In Leopardus geoffroyi isolate Oge1 chromosome D1, O.geoffroyi_Oge1_pat1.0, whole genome shotgun sequence, a single window of DNA contains:
- the LOC123601690 gene encoding olfactory receptor 1002-like, protein MEFRNQTLVTEFLFVGLTNCFRHQVVLFVMFLLVYLVTLLGNVGMITLIGMDSRLHTPMYFFLSHLSFVDVCSSSVIGPRMLTDIFVKKKVISFLGCAAQIWFFGQFVVTECFLLASMAYDRYMAICKPLLYTLIMSRRICVQLVVGPYTMGLMSTVIHTTFTFRLPYCGPNTINHFFCDLLPVLSLACADTQVNQVLLFILAGALGVLSGVIILVSYIYIVVTILRIRSAEGRRKAFSTCSSHLTAVSILYGTLFFIYVRPSSSFSLDINKVVSVFYTAVIPMLNPLIYSLRNKEVKDSFRRTFEKKNLLSR, encoded by the coding sequence ATGGAATTTAGAAATCAAACTTTGGTGACTGAGTTTTTATTTGTGGGCTTAACAAATTGCTTCCGGCACCAGGTTGTTCTGTTTGTGATGTTTCTCTTGGTTTATCTGGTCACTCTTCTGGGAAATGTGGGGATGATCACCCTCATTGGGATGGATTCCCGGCTCCACACTCCCATGTACTTTTTTCTCAGCCACTTGTCCTTTGTGGATGTCTGCTCCTCTTCTGTCATTGGTCCCAGGATGTTGACAGAcatctttgtgaaaaaaaaagtaatctctttCTTGGGTTGTGCTGCCCAGATCTGGTTTTTTGGTCAGTTTGTAGTGACAGAGTGTTTTCTGTTGGCCTCCATGGCATATGACAGGTATATGGCCATCTGTAAGCCCTTGTTGTATACACTCATTATGTCCCGGCGAATCTGCGTGCAGCTGGTGGTAGGGCCTTATACCATGGGTCTTATGAGCACCGTGATCCACACGACGTTCACCTTTCGCCTGCCTTACTGTGGTCCAAATACCATCAATCACTTCTTCTGTGAccttcttcctgttctctccctGGCATGTGCAGACACCCAGGTCAATCAGGTTTTACTTTTCATCTTGGCTGGAGCTCTAGGAGTGCTCAGTGGTGTGATCATCCTGGTTTCCTACATTTACATCGTGGTCACTATCTTGAGGATCCGCTCTGCTGAGGGGAGGCGCaaagccttctccacctgctctTCACACCTGACTGCTGTCTCCATCCTGTATGGGACACTCTTCTTTATCTACGTACGCCCCAGTTCTAGTTTCTCGCTGGACATCAATAAAGTGGTTTCTGTGTTCTACACAGCTGTGATCCCCATGTTGAACCCCCTTATCTACAGCCTGAGAAACAAAGAGGTCAAGGATTCATTCAGGAGGACGTTTGAGAAGAAGAATCTTCTGAGTAGGTAA